In Eublepharis macularius isolate TG4126 chromosome 4, MPM_Emac_v1.0, whole genome shotgun sequence, the following are encoded in one genomic region:
- the LOC129328630 gene encoding uncharacterized protein LOC129328630, which yields MPFPAMVPAKGRNVNNLIVCGPSGKKEEEIANKECAIVEAVMPSVEGIGNHKPAKKEIWICGNSVISVSKMRAKSTSHWFLLGFPPSTTNVYWYGNPTLMWDDLLPLLHEIYHCRSYPSIILIHLGENDLLIDSRCSLVPRMQNDLGILRRALPDVVIIWSSLLPLHFWTSSEKLQGMESERNNVNCKMAKYCNETGICYLSHKLITAEKKPLFMPDNTLSSAGADIFVRDLVEVLKPYHVCNEF from the exons ATGCCTTTTCCAGCAATGGTACCCGCTAAGGGAAGAAATGTCAACAACCTCATTGTGTGTGGGCcttcaggaaaaaaggaagaagagattGCCAACAAGGAGTGTGCTATTGTTGAAGCTGTCATGCCATCAGTAGAGG GTATTGGAAATCATAAACCTGCAAAAAAGGAAATCTGGATATGTGGAAATTCTGTGATTTCGGTATCGAAGATGAGAGCCAAATCCACCTCTCATTGGTTTCTGTTGGGCTTCCCACCTTCAACTACAAATGTGTATTGGTATGGTAATCCTACACTGATGTGGGATGATCTATTACCTCTTCTGCATGAAATATATCATTGCCGTTCTTATCCATCTATTATATTAATACACCTTGGGGAAAATGATCTGTTGATAGACAGTAGATGTTCACTTGTTCCCAGGATGCAAAATGACTTGGGTATCCTTAGAAGAGCATTACCAGATGTGGTTATAATTTGGTCTTCATTATTACCACTACACTTTTGGACATCATCTGAGAAGCTTCAAGGTATGGAATCTGAACGTAATAATGTTAACTGCAAAATGGCAAAATATTGTAATGAAACTGGCATATGCTATTTATCACATAAGTTGATTACTGCTGAAAAGAAACCCCTGTTCATGCCTGATAACACACTGTCTAGTGCAGGAGCTGATATTTTTGTAAGGGATCTGGTAGAGGTCTTAAAGCCCTATCATGTCTGTAATGAATTCTAA